The Chanodichthys erythropterus isolate Z2021 chromosome 5, ASM2448905v1, whole genome shotgun sequence sequence tatatatatatatatatatatatatatatatatatatattataataataataatatgaaatagcTTGTAATGCAAatcaatgagatttttttttatagaagtGTAGCAGACTACTtccataaaatgcatataaatatcagttgtcactcaatatttcacaatagtgagattaaatacttagttttatgataaaagctctgtagttttaatTGTGGGgacaaaacatataatgcaatgtagTATAATGGtgattgaaaaataaaaaatatattataaatataatataaaagttattcatACATTTACTTAATATAAATCatgaaagatttttgttttaattggggacgtgcaacgattaatctcgattaatcatttgcaaaataagtctgtgtttatgtaataaatatgtgtgttctgtgtataataattatgtatatataaatacacacacatacatgtataaatttaagaaatatatgcatgtttaaataaatatatttatatatattttatattacatataaatataaatgtttaatatataaatctaacatttttcttaaatatatacatgtgtctgtatatatacataattattatacacagaacacacacatatatattacgtaaacacagacttttattttgcaaacgattaatcgcaattaatcgttgcacatccctaGTTTTAGTATAAACTTAAATCACCTGAAGTTCAATTCAAAAAgtgttttgtgttattttaatcattttaagcATATAGATACATTTAGCACTTAAAAACATTAAGTAACTTGGTCTCACTCAGTTTCCATGTTAAATGTAATATGATCTGATTGGCtaaactaaaatgacatgcatgaactaaaaaatatttttgctttCTTAACCGAAATACCAGTGATGCTAGTTTGCTTTTTTAGGCAACATTGAAGGCCTGTTGTAATGCAGTGTTTTGCCAAACCCTTATATGGTAATACACACTCTTTGTTACAGAGGCCACCTGTGTTACGGAGATGTCGTTGCTGATGGCTTGCTGGAAACAGAACGACTTTAACAATGCACTCTGCTCTAAAGAAGTCTCAACCTTCTACACATGTGTTGAAAAGGTATCGCAGGCATGCAACTTAAAATCCTCAGGAAATCCTCCTTAAAACACCCTACTGACAGCTGACAGCAATTGAATGGCCTTAATTAACATGGCTTTGATGAATATATGGGAACGGCTAATTAGGATGAACGAAGAGCTATATTTTCTCTTGCCATTTCCTGGTTATGGCGAACACGCTTCCCACTTTTCAGTGCAGTTTCCTGCAAGAACTTtagtctttttttgtttgttttcctcaCTCGTTTCTGTGTTTATGGCATCCTCACGCATCTAGCAGGTTAATATTTCTGCTAGTAGCATCTCCCTCTACAGCTTGAAAGCTGATTAGAATGACTTCTCTTTAAACCTTTGTTGCTTAGGAGTAGTAAAtaaaagtcaagtcacctttatttagtGTTCATTTCAACTGTACATCAAAAAATAGTGttattgttcagctgaagtcagttcagtgttgattcagttccattgtaaagatcaattattaaattagttaatttcatctataaagcagttctgcagaaaacagtgatgtcattgtccagctcagCTGTCAGTAGAatcaaatcagtaatattgttgaatattaagtgtccccaactatgTAAGCCAGAGgcaacagtggcaaggaacccagaatggagaaaaaaaccttgggagaaaccaacTCTCCTCTGCCCCCCCAGTAAAATGCACCTCTGTGAAATGCACGCaatagttaattttatttaatactgTTTCCTAATTTTGCTTTTTACAGGCACAGATCAAGGCCAAAGGACAGCAGGGAACTCAAGGTCGACTTTTGCCTAAGGAAGCCAACACCTTGTTAAAACGATTTCCTAACCTGGCCAGTGAGATCTAGGACCAGTAACATAGATTAGTCACAGAATGGACACTTTTATTATCTGAGCTGTATAGATGGGGACTTTAGTCTGAGTGTTTTACTGGGCCAGCCAATTGATGAGAACAGGGTGTGGAACGGTTTTCTAAAAAACAGCAATGAGGTTGTCACCGGGATGCTCGCCAAGCAGGTTTTGAAGGCACTTTTGGTGATTACTACATTTCACTCACCGCACTCCTGTAGGTCGTCCCATTAAAACAGTACGAACGGAGAAGCTCAGTTCCCTTCacatacttaaagggatagttaaaccaaaaattaaaatctgacACCATTTACTCTCCCTCGTGTCATCTTTTTGTGCTAAACAGAAGGAAGAAAGTTATACAGTTTTGGAATTTTTGGGTAAAATGACTATCCCAACATTACTTCTTATCTGATTGTTATTGTATTGGTTTTTGGTATTACTTTTCTAAATCTCCCTTACATAGCTTAACTGTGATCTGCGAAACCAGacgctttatttattttacaatttttcttCCTGTCTCATGTTGTGTCCACAATATAATTATTCTCAGTCATTTTCAATTATCAGAAAATGGAGATCAAGGGAGAAGTACTCCGCGCCAGATCATGTTACATGCGAGGGCAAAGTGTATTGGTTTTGACCATGAAAACTCTGCAATAAAGATTGAAATAACTCATTTGTAAATGTATTAACTTATAAATAATTCACTTTCTAGATTTCAtgttttgattgatttgatGTTAAACTTTGTTACCATGAATTGGTTTGCTTAATGCAATTTAACCATTGCCCTCCTGTGATAACACTGCCCACCATTTCCTTAGGCTGATTATCTACAGTTGTCTGCAGCGTAATGTGTTTAGACTCCAAAGGAAATGCTGTCTGCTGTAAGTCTAAACCCTGCTCAATTACGACGACGTAAATTTACTGCTGTTAAACAGTTGTCAACAGAACAAACTTGACTCAAAAATTAATCAAGCAACAATGAACAGCCCAAAATACTTAAATAGCTACAGCTATGCAGAATGATGTTACCATGTAAATGTAAGGTTTCATTTGAAATACTACAAAGTGATGATTACTTCTACCTGTTACATGCACTAGGCATTTGATGTTATATACAGTAATCCATTCCCGTCTCCAGTTCCTTAAGCGTGTAAATAAACCAGATTAACACCCCAAGAACAGAGTGTGGACGAATGCCAAGCAATGCTGCCACACCTCTGGGCATCAGATAAGAGAAAACCAACTAttatgatttgtttgtttttttttgtttttttatctccTTGATACCTGATAACATGACTTTTTTAGCTTTGGCCAAATGTATGAATTCTTAAATTTTAAATGATGTAATCTTTGTGTACCACCCGTTTAGCAAGATtacaataaatgttattttatctttatgtaTAAAGACCAACTGTAATCTGGACACAACTAAACTGATCCTAGAGATGAATGAATTTAAGTACAGTAGAATATGAATAACATGTTTAATTGTGGTCTGGTTTAAAGGAGCCTTTGAtcttttattaaattatgagtAAGTGATTCAGGTATTGCTAACTTCTA is a genomic window containing:
- the chchd1 gene encoding coiled-coil-helix-coiled-coil-helix domain-containing protein 1, which translates into the protein MSGSAIQDKVARLLSKQYGKPAMKAAKPLALKNEVANRKLKKGEATCVTEMSLLMACWKQNDFNNALCSKEVSTFYTCVEKAQIKAKGQQGTQGRLLPKEANTLLKRFPNLASEI